Genomic segment of Pelorhabdus rhamnosifermentans:
ATATTAAACTAGTTCAGCAAGACAAGGCAGTAAAATTTATGCTGGACACGATGGTATTAGCTGTGCAAAATGATAAAACCGTTATTGCCGTCAATCCTAAACAAGGATTGTGCCAAATTCAGGCGAAGGCCGTTATTTTTACTATGGGCTGCCGGGAACGGACACGTGGCGCCATTCGTATTCCTGGTGAACGTCCGGCAGGCGTTTTTACAGCGGGTGCTGCTCAACGCATGACCAATATGGAAGGCTATATTCCTGGCAAAAAAATTGTGATTTTAGGTTCCGGCGATATTGGTTTGATCATGGCCCGCCGTCTCACCTTAGAAGGGGCCAA
This window contains:
- a CDS encoding NAD(P)/FAD-dependent oxidoreductase, with product MTKLSYDIVIIGGGPAGLAAAHSASEQGAQSILVIERDRECGGILQQCIHNGFGLHRFKEELTGPGYASRYIKLVQQDKAVKFMLDTMVLAVQNDKTVIAVNPKQGLCQIQAKAVIFTMGCRERTRGAIRIPGERPAGVFTAGAAQRMTNMEGYIPGKKIVILGSGDIGLIMARRLTLEGA